TGTCAAGAGATACGGCTTCTGCGATGTCTTTGTCTTTTTCCATGCTTAATGCGCGCATGATGACGACGAAGGGGATTTCGGTGGGGACACCGGGCATGGTGACGTAGATTGCGTCGTCGGATTTGAGTTTAAGTTCTATTCTGGCGCGGAAGCCAACTGTTGTGGAGAAGATTTTTGCTTGATAAACTGGAGAGGTGCCTTTTTCGTCGATGTCTACGATGACGCGGTTGGGGGCAAGGTCTTCCATGGCGACGATGACGCGTTCGGAGCCGTTAACTACGAAGTATCCTCCTGCGTCGTCGGGGTCTTCGCCTGCTGCAATGAGTTCTTCGCGGCTTAGTTGACTTAGGAAGCAAAGTTTGCTCTTTAGCATAACGGGGATGTTGCCGATGTATACGAGTTCGGTGTCTTGTTCGCGTCCATCAATTATGGGAGTCATTTCCAACGCGATAGGCGCCGAATATGCTAAGTTTCTTAGGCGTGCTTCCATGGGGTAAATTTCATGTTTGGTCCCGTCCACTTCGGTGGCGTAGGGGCCGGTGATGCGTGATTGGGGGTCGATAACCCAGATTTGTCCGAGTTTGACTTTGTAGGGGCTTTCTGGAACCTCTATGGGGATTTCTGCGACTTCATCTACGACTTCTTGGAGTCCGTGGTCGATGAATTCGTTGTAACTGTCAAGATGCTGGCGTACTAGGCCTTTTTCGTTGAAGAATGTTTTGAGCAGGTTATGTATGTCGTCTTTTTGAATTTTTTGTGTGGTCGTCAAACTTTAATTCTCCCAAAATTCTTTGATGACTAATTGATAATTATAACTGTTATTTTTCAACTTGCAATTCCTCCAATATGAAGTGGCGCCAACTTGAAAAAGGACTTCTCCCAACTTTTCTAAGAGCACAAACACATGCTACGCATCTTGCATATAAACTTTTTTATGTGTATTGGGGCATAAGCAACAACTACCTAAACTTTCATAGAGCAAAACACCAAAAAACCGCTACAAATTCACAGGTCCACACCTAAAAAACCGAAAGCACCACAAGCAAAGCCCTAAACCGCCAAACCAATCAAACCAGCAAGTTTACAGTTAATATCGGACAATTTTGTGGCGACTCCGCCCTAACCGCCGCTTACGCTGCGTCTCCGCCTCAGTAACTTTGGAGTTCCCCGACTTAACGTCAACCACCTTCGCGTCGCCTACTGTATTGCCGAAAAAGTCACGTTCCTGCATCACAAAATCACCGCCCCGACGCAACTTCGAACAATCATTGCCTTTTACGGCTTGCTCGTAGGCGAAGCGGTCTTTGGCGATTTTTCCCTGCGTACGCCTGCCAGTTTGAGGAAACCTACGATTGGTGTTGCCAAATCCATAGGGCTTATCGGGCGAAGGTTTTTTGCTCAAATCTTTTCAGCTCTTCCATAAATTACGCAACAGTTACTATACATTAAATTACTGCCTAATTATCTCCACAACAGCTTCCTTTGAGGCAAGATTAGCGGTTTTTTTGGTGATGACCGCACACAAGTTGGAGTCCACTTCGTAACCGATGCTGTTTCGCCCATTCTTCATTGCAACCATGGTTGTTGTTCCGGAACCCAAGAAGGGGTCAAGCACGGTTTCGCCTTTTACACTAAACATTCTGATGAGGCGTCCAGCGACTTCTTCAGGATAAGCAGCGGTTCGACGTTGCAGCTCGTCTTCAGTTTGGCGGGTACCCTTGAAGCTCCAGATTTGGCTAAACCACTCATCCCGCTGGGTTTTCGTGAATGCGCTATCGTATCGGGCGGCGTCTTTTGGTTGAAACTTGCGCAGCTCACCCTTGCGGAAAAGCAGTATAAACTCACAATCCAACGTAACATATGCGTTTGGGGGAAGAAAGCCTGAGCCCAAAAAGGCGCCTTTACCCTTGTAGGCGGGTTTATTGGTGGGTTTCTTCCAGAGAATGTAGGGGAGTGTTGTGAAGCCGATTTTTTCGCAAACTTCGATGATGCGGCTGTGGTTGGGGAAAAGCTGGAATTTTCCGTTGATGCTGCGGGTGGCGTCGCCGACGTTGATGGCTGCAATGCCCCCGTCGCAGAGGACGCGGTAGGTTTCTGCCCAGACAGCCCCAAGATAGCTGTGCATAGCGTCATATATGGCGCGGACTGTTGCTTCGTTGGGGGTTTCTTTTTGTTTGTTCCACAACTCAGCGATGGCGGGGTCAACTCTGCAGAAGGCGTCATCCCACATGGCTATCAGGGGATAAGGCGGCGATGTAACCATCAGCTCTACCGAGCCATCTGTGAGTTCGCGCATGTTTTGGCTGTTGCCAAAGATAATCTTGTGGTAAGTCTGCATCGCCTCATACTATCGGTGAGTGGCATTTTTACCTTTGCGGTAAAAAACTGTGTATCCAGCGGTTTCTTAAGTACTGATTTTTAACATGTTACTGGGGAGTTTTTTGGTCAATACCGGCCTACCCCTCTTAGGAGTGCAAGGTTATTTTTAGTGACCTATAAGGGTGGGGAAGAAAGCTATTTAGGGGGATGTGTATTGGGTTTAGGGTTGAGCATTGGGGTGAGACTGTTCCTACTCAGCGATGTCTCTTTCTCATCACTTTCTCCGATGCTGGGAAGTAAGGCATGCTTCACAGGCGCTCTTCACCCCACAAAATATCTCAACTAGCAATATTTAAGACTTGGGTTATTGTACACGGTTCAATTTCGGTATTGGACGTGTGGAGAAAAAAACCAGACTATACATACCCCCACATGCACATGGCGGCGACATTAACATAGACCTATGTTGAGCATGTGGAAGAGTTCGGTTATGCCACACCCAAACAGACGCAAAAACACGTCGCAAACCCAAAAAACAACCCAAACCAACAACTAACTTGTGGCAGCCGTAAAACCGCCACACCCACACAAAGAGAAAAAACCAAAAAAGAAATACTGCCAAAAAAGAGAACCGGTACCGCCCATCAAAAAGAGGCACCCAACAAAATTTACCACACAGTCCATTCGACGCATAAGGAAGGGGTGGGAAATGATTAATAAGACAGAAGTAGACAGTTTTCTATCCCAACACGCGCTACGGTAACCAAGCCAGGTCAAAGGTGAAGGACTCAAGATCAACGTTTGGCCGGCAGGTCTGGCCCCACGGATGGGAAATCCTTTCCCGCAGGGGTTCGCAGGTTCGAATCCTGCCCGTAGCACTTTTACCGCTACCTGCCCCACTTTTAACATAGAACTCTTAACGGACATCCTGAAAGTGGAGCAGCACATGAGAGCCAACGGCAACGCTGAAAGCACGATCGAAAGCACCATTAGGCGTTTGAAATTTTTAGGCAAAAATACAAACTTGGGAATACCGCAAATCTGCAAAGATTACATAACAAATTACAACGCAAGCAACGCATACAAAGAAGGCTTAGCAATGGCATACAACCGTTATGCAGTATGCTTTAAGCTGAAATGGGAAATACCATATTTTCAAAAAGAGGAAAGATTGCCAAATGTTCCAAGTGTAGAAGAAGCCAACATAATCATATCATCATTTAGCAGAAAATGGGCAACAATATTCACTATACTAAAAGAAACAGGACTAAGACCAATAGAGTTACACAGAACCTCTCTCAAAAACATAGACTTAGAAAAAGGAACAATAAACGCAAAATCGTGCAAAAGAGGAAACGCAAGAATCCTAAAAATTACAGATTCAACCTTAGCAATGCTCAGAACATACATCACAGAAAACAAAAGCAAAAACCTATTTCCAAAACCACACGACCAATGTAAAATATGGACTTTAGGAAGAAACCGCACAGCAAAAAAACTAAACAGACCCGAACTAATCAAATACAGACTATACGACCTAAGACACCACTTCGCAACAATGCTATACC
The DNA window shown above is from Candidatus Bathyarchaeota archaeon and carries:
- a CDS encoding site-specific DNA-methyltransferase; protein product: MQTYHKIIFGNSQNMRELTDGSVELMVTSPPYPLIAMWDDAFCRVDPAIAELWNKQKETPNEATVRAIYDAMHSYLGAVWAETYRVLCDGGIAAINVGDATRSINGKFQLFPNHSRIIEVCEKIGFTTLPYILWKKPTNKPAYKGKGAFLGSGFLPPNAYVTLDCEFILLFRKGELRKFQPKDAARYDSAFTKTQRDEWFSQIWSFKGTRQTEDELQRRTAAYPEEVAGRLIRMFSVKGETVLDPFLGSGTTTMVAMKNGRNSIGYEVDSNLCAVITKKTANLASKEAVVEIIRQ
- a CDS encoding site-specific integrase; its protein translation is MGIPQICKDYITNYNASNAYKEGLAMAYNRYAVCFKLKWEIPYFQKEERLPNVPSVEEANIIISSFSRKWATIFTILKETGLRPIELHRTSLKNIDLEKGTINAKSCKRGNARILKITDSTLAMLRTYITENKSKNLFPKPHDQCKIWTLGRNRTAKKLNRPELIKYRLYDLRHHFATMLYHKTKDILLVKQQLGHKKIEHTLIYTHLFNFKTDEYISRTVQLGTPTTLKEICELAEAGFTKFTEIEGYQIFKKPK